The Streptococcus sp. S5 genome contains a region encoding:
- the dltC gene encoding D-alanine--poly(phosphoribitol) ligase subunit DltC — MDVKSQVIEIIDELFMEDVSDMMDEDLFDAGVLDSMGTVELIVELENRFGIRVPVSEFGRDDWNTANKIVEGVTELQNA, encoded by the coding sequence ATGGATGTAAAATCACAAGTAATTGAAATTATTGACGAATTGTTTATGGAAGATGTCTCAGACATGATGGATGAGGATCTCTTTGATGCGGGTGTCCTTGATAGTATGGGAACAGTCGAATTGATTGTGGAATTGGAAAATCGCTTTGGCATCCGTGTTCCTGTATCTGAATTTGGACGCGATGATTGGAATACTGCTAACAAGATCGTAGAAGGTGTAACGGAGCTTCAGAATGCTTAA
- the dltA gene encoding D-alanine--poly(phosphoribitol) ligase subunit DltA — protein sequence MSNQPITDMIETIERYAQLQPDYPVYNVLGEEHTYGQLKADSDSLAAHIDQMGLPEKSPVVVFGGQEYEMLATFVALTKSGHAYIPIDSHSALERVSAIVEVAEPSLIIAINEFPLENPAAPIMSLEQVREAYAAQHAYDLKHPVKGDDNYYIIFTSGTTGKPKGVQISHDNLLSFTNWMITDKEFATPERPQMLAQPPYSFDLSVMYWAPTLALGGTLFALPSAITQDFKQLFATIFSLPIAIWTSTPSFADMAMLSEDFNAEKMPGITHFYFDGEELTVKTAQKLRERFPNARIINAYGPTEATVALSAVAVTDEMLATLKRLPIGYTKEDSPTFIIDEAGNKLPNGEQGEIIVSGPAVSKGYMNNPEKTAEAFFEFEGLPAYHTGDVGTMTDEGLLLYGGRMDFQIKFNGYRIELEDVSQNLNKSKYIDSAVAVPRYNKDHKVQNLLAYVILKEGVKEQFEREIDITKAIKEDLENIMMSYMMPSKFLYRDSLPLTPNGKIDIKGLISEVNNR from the coding sequence GTGTCAAACCAACCAATTACTGATATGATCGAGACAATTGAACGTTATGCGCAACTACAACCAGACTATCCTGTCTACAATGTCCTTGGTGAGGAGCATACCTATGGCCAATTGAAGGCTGATTCAGATAGCTTGGCTGCCCACATCGACCAAATGGGACTTCCTGAAAAGTCACCTGTAGTGGTCTTTGGTGGTCAAGAATATGAAATGTTAGCAACCTTTGTGGCCTTGACAAAATCTGGCCATGCCTATATCCCAATTGATAGCCACTCTGCCTTGGAGCGCGTGTCTGCCATTGTTGAAGTAGCAGAGCCAAGCTTGATTATTGCCATCAATGAATTTCCATTGGAAAACCCAGCTGCTCCAATCATGTCCTTGGAGCAAGTGCGTGAAGCTTATGCGGCTCAGCATGCCTATGACTTGAAACATCCGGTCAAAGGGGATGATAACTACTACATCATCTTTACCTCAGGGACAACTGGGAAGCCAAAAGGGGTGCAAATTTCGCACGATAACTTGCTCAGCTTTACCAACTGGATGATTACGGACAAGGAATTTGCAACGCCAGAGCGTCCGCAAATGTTGGCGCAACCGCCCTATTCCTTTGACTTGTCTGTCATGTACTGGGCACCGACCTTGGCTCTTGGAGGAACGCTTTTTGCTCTTCCATCAGCCATTACTCAAGACTTCAAACAACTCTTTGCGACCATCTTTTCTCTTCCGATTGCTATCTGGACTTCGACACCATCTTTTGCAGATATGGCCATGTTGTCTGAAGATTTCAATGCTGAAAAGATGCCAGGGATCACCCATTTCTACTTTGATGGGGAAGAGTTGACAGTTAAAACCGCTCAAAAATTGCGCGAGCGTTTCCCAAATGCGCGTATCATCAATGCTTACGGGCCAACAGAAGCAACTGTAGCTCTTTCGGCTGTAGCCGTAACAGATGAGATGTTAGCTACTTTGAAACGTCTGCCAATTGGTTACACCAAAGAAGATTCTCCAACCTTCATCATTGATGAGGCAGGAAACAAATTGCCAAATGGTGAGCAAGGGGAGATCATCGTATCTGGCCCAGCTGTTTCAAAAGGTTATATGAATAATCCAGAGAAAACAGCAGAAGCCTTCTTCGAATTTGAAGGTCTTCCAGCCTACCATACGGGAGATGTCGGAACCATGACGGATGAAGGCCTCCTTCTCTACGGTGGACGGATGGACTTCCAAATCAAGTTTAACGGTTATCGTATCGAGCTAGAGGATGTCTCTCAAAACTTGAACAAATCGAAGTATATTGACTCAGCAGTTGCGGTACCGCGTTATAATAAAGATCACAAAGTTCAAAATCTCTTGGCCTATGTCATCTTAAAAGAGGGCGTCAAAGAACAATTTGAGCGCGAAATTGATATCACGAAAGCCATTAAGGAAGATTTAGAAAACATCATGATGTCTTATATGATGCCTTCAAAATTCCTCTATCGTGACAGCCTGCCATTAACACCAAACGGGAAAATCGACATCAAAGGGTTGATTAGCGAGGTTAACAACCGATGA
- the dltB gene encoding D-alanyl-lipoteichoic acid biosynthesis protein DltB, with amino-acid sequence MIEFLKQLPHLEHYGTPIYFIYLILAFLPIFVGLFFKKRFPVYEGLVSLIFIILMLTGSNLKQIYALLFYVVWQILIVYSYKIYRQKADNKWIFYLHSFLSVLPLIFVKVEPAIKNGHQSLFGFLGISYLTFRAVGMIIEMRDGVLKEFTLWEFLRFMLFMPTFSSGPIDRFKRFNEDYNAIPEREELLDMLEQAVKYIMYGFLYKFILAHIFGHLLLGHVQTYALSQGGFFNIGTLGVMYVYGFDLFFDFAGYSMFALAASNLMGIKSPINFDRPFKSRDLKEFWNRWHMSLSFWFRDFVFMRLVMVLMRNKVFKSRITTSNVAYIINMLVMGFWHGVTWYYIAYGLFHGLGLVINDAWIRKKKTINKERKAKGLDPIPDNRWTKALGIFITFNTVMLSFLIFSGFLDQQWFPKLK; translated from the coding sequence ATGATCGAGTTTTTGAAACAGCTCCCTCATTTAGAACACTATGGAACACCGATCTATTTTATCTACCTCATTCTAGCTTTTTTGCCGATCTTTGTGGGCCTCTTTTTCAAAAAGAGATTTCCGGTCTATGAAGGACTGGTGAGTCTGATCTTTATCATTTTGATGCTGACAGGTTCGAATCTCAAGCAAATTTATGCCCTGCTCTTTTACGTAGTCTGGCAAATTTTGATTGTGTATTCCTACAAGATTTATCGTCAGAAAGCGGACAATAAGTGGATTTTCTATCTTCATTCCTTCTTGTCTGTCTTGCCTCTGATCTTTGTGAAGGTAGAGCCAGCAATCAAGAATGGGCACCAATCCTTGTTTGGATTTTTAGGGATTTCGTATTTAACCTTCCGGGCTGTCGGAATGATCATCGAAATGCGAGATGGTGTCTTGAAAGAATTCACACTCTGGGAATTCTTACGCTTTATGCTCTTTATGCCGACCTTCTCAAGTGGGCCGATTGATCGTTTCAAGCGTTTTAATGAGGATTATAACGCTATTCCTGAGCGTGAAGAATTATTGGATATGTTGGAGCAAGCTGTTAAGTATATCATGTATGGCTTCCTTTATAAATTTATCCTAGCTCATATTTTTGGTCACTTATTGTTAGGACATGTGCAGACCTATGCCTTGTCTCAAGGTGGATTCTTCAATATCGGAACGCTGGGAGTCATGTATGTTTATGGCTTTGACCTCTTCTTTGACTTTGCGGGCTATTCGATGTTTGCTTTAGCAGCTTCAAATTTGATGGGAATTAAAAGTCCAATCAACTTTGATCGTCCCTTTAAATCACGTGACTTAAAGGAATTCTGGAATCGTTGGCATATGAGTTTGTCTTTCTGGTTCCGTGATTTTGTCTTTATGCGTCTCGTGATGGTATTGATGCGCAATAAAGTATTCAAGAGCCGAATTACCACCTCAAATGTTGCCTATATTATCAATATGTTGGTCATGGGCTTCTGGCACGGGGTGACCTGGTACTACATCGCTTATGGGCTCTTCCATGGGCTTGGACTGGTTATCAATGATGCTTGGATTCGTAAGAAAAAGACCATCAATAAAGAAAGAAAAGCAAAAGGATTGGATCCTATACCGGACAATCGTTGGACCAAAGCTTTGGGGATCTTTATCACCTTTAACACAGTGATGCTGTCCTTCCTGATTTTCTCAGGATTCTTGGATCAACAATGGTTTCCAAAATTGAAATAA